The Frondihabitans australicus genome includes a region encoding these proteins:
- a CDS encoding ABC transporter permease: protein MSEVQPTPSRDERSRTILRDIVSSNAMISVLAVVLALVISGILIAATDPTVEKTSGYFFARPGDTFQAIWSSVSIAYSSIFQGAVIDFQASTFAGAISPLFDTLNFAMPLIVAGLGVALSFRAGMFNIGGQGQILAGAAAAGWVGFSFHLPLAIHLPLAVIAGIVGGAFWGFLVGFIKARTGAHEVILTIMLNYVAFYLISFMLRTPGLLQAKGTTNPQSPATLPSAVLPPLLGSQFAVNVGFLIVIAATFFCSWLLNRSSLGFRFRAVGENPHASRTAGMSVKGVYVWAMVLSGALVGIAGATQVLGTLTTGFSSGIDAGIGFDAITVALLGRSRPWGVFGAGLLFGALKAGGYAMQAANGVPIDIVLVVQSLIVLFVAAPPLVRTIFRLRAPGAGGGPSTTAKPPRRLRRAAAESSTAQTVEAAQ, encoded by the coding sequence ATGAGCGAGGTCCAGCCCACGCCGTCGCGCGACGAGCGCAGCCGCACGATCCTGCGCGACATCGTCTCGTCGAACGCCATGATCTCGGTGCTGGCCGTCGTGCTCGCGCTCGTGATCTCCGGAATCCTGATCGCCGCGACCGACCCGACCGTCGAGAAGACCTCCGGCTACTTCTTCGCCCGGCCCGGCGACACCTTCCAGGCCATCTGGTCGTCGGTCTCGATCGCCTACTCGTCGATCTTCCAGGGCGCCGTCATCGACTTCCAGGCGTCGACGTTCGCTGGCGCGATCTCGCCGCTGTTCGACACGCTGAACTTCGCCATGCCGCTGATCGTGGCCGGCCTCGGCGTCGCCCTGTCGTTCCGCGCGGGCATGTTCAACATCGGCGGCCAGGGCCAGATCCTCGCCGGAGCCGCAGCGGCCGGCTGGGTGGGCTTCTCCTTCCACCTGCCCCTCGCGATCCACCTGCCGCTCGCCGTCATCGCCGGCATCGTCGGCGGGGCGTTCTGGGGCTTCCTCGTCGGATTCATCAAGGCCCGCACCGGCGCGCACGAGGTGATCCTCACGATCATGCTCAACTACGTCGCGTTCTACCTCATCTCGTTCATGCTCCGCACCCCCGGGCTCCTCCAGGCGAAGGGCACGACGAACCCGCAGTCCCCGGCGACGCTGCCCTCGGCGGTGCTGCCGCCGCTGCTGGGGTCGCAGTTCGCCGTCAACGTCGGCTTCCTGATCGTCATCGCCGCGACGTTCTTCTGCTCCTGGCTGCTGAACCGCTCGTCGCTCGGCTTCCGCTTCCGCGCGGTCGGCGAGAACCCGCACGCCTCCCGCACCGCGGGCATGTCGGTCAAGGGCGTCTACGTCTGGGCGATGGTGCTCTCGGGCGCCCTCGTCGGCATCGCCGGGGCCACGCAGGTGCTCGGCACGCTGACGACCGGCTTCTCGTCGGGCATCGACGCGGGCATCGGCTTCGACGCCATCACCGTGGCGCTGCTCGGCCGCTCGCGCCCGTGGGGCGTCTTCGGCGCGGGCCTCCTCTTCGGCGCCCTCAAGGCCGGCGGCTACGCCATGCAGGCCGCGAACGGCGTGCCGATCGACATCGTGCTCGTCGTGCAGTCGCTCATCGTGCTGTTCGTCGCGGCGCCCCCGCTGGTCCGCACGATCTTCCGGCTCAGGGCACCAGGAGCAGGCGGAGGCCCCTCGACCACCGCCAAGCCGCCCCGCAGGCTCCGCCGCGCCGCGGCGGAGTCGTCGACCGCGCAGACCGTGGAGGCCGCCCAGTGA
- a CDS encoding ABC transporter permease — MSTLTPDVAVPASETPGLSVERTRSWKAPIALAVFTILALLLVTAAHRGGHSTFRLASSTDFVKLPNAVLPTAGTGVVLTIVLAVITLLAAAQVARWQKVPLWLLAVFGVLFFVAFLTWAGSDNSILVPGLLIGSLGLSTPLIFGALGGVISERVGVVNVAIEGQLLGGAFVSAVVASVTGSLWVGLVSALVAGAVVSMVLAVFSIRYLVDQVIVGVVLNVLVTGLTSFLYGEVLTNSPGLNKGLRFSAWDIPGLSRIPLIGPLLFQQNVVVYLMYIAIAAVFIGLFRTRWGLRLRAVGEHPQAADTVGIKVNATRFWNVSLAGAIAGLGGAFFTLGDLGEFQKEMTAGAGYIALAAVIFGRWDPIRATLAALLFGFASNLQNVLSVVGSPVPSEFMLMLPYVVTILAVAGLVGQSRGPAASGKPYIKS, encoded by the coding sequence GTGAGCACCCTGACCCCCGACGTCGCCGTCCCGGCGAGCGAGACCCCCGGGCTCTCGGTCGAGCGGACCCGGTCGTGGAAGGCGCCCATCGCGTTGGCCGTCTTCACGATCCTGGCGCTGCTGCTCGTCACGGCCGCGCACCGCGGCGGCCACTCGACCTTCCGCCTCGCGTCGAGCACCGACTTCGTCAAGCTGCCGAACGCCGTGCTGCCCACCGCGGGCACCGGCGTCGTGCTGACGATCGTGCTCGCCGTCATCACGCTGCTGGCGGCTGCGCAGGTCGCCCGCTGGCAGAAGGTGCCGCTGTGGCTCCTGGCGGTCTTCGGCGTGCTGTTCTTCGTGGCGTTCCTGACCTGGGCGGGATCCGACAACTCGATCCTCGTGCCGGGCCTGTTGATCGGATCGCTCGGCCTGTCGACCCCGCTCATCTTCGGCGCCCTCGGCGGCGTCATCTCCGAGCGCGTCGGCGTCGTCAACGTGGCCATTGAAGGGCAGCTGCTCGGCGGCGCGTTCGTCTCGGCCGTCGTCGCCAGCGTCACCGGCTCGCTCTGGGTGGGCCTCGTCTCGGCGCTCGTCGCCGGTGCCGTGGTCTCGATGGTGCTCGCGGTGTTCAGCATCCGCTACCTCGTCGACCAGGTGATCGTCGGCGTCGTCCTCAACGTGCTGGTCACCGGCCTCACGAGCTTCCTCTACGGCGAGGTGCTGACGAACTCGCCCGGCCTGAACAAGGGCCTGCGCTTCTCGGCCTGGGACATCCCCGGCCTCTCGCGCATCCCGCTCATCGGACCGCTGCTGTTCCAGCAGAACGTCGTCGTCTACCTGATGTACATCGCGATCGCCGCGGTCTTCATCGGACTGTTCCGCACCCGCTGGGGCCTCCGCCTCCGCGCGGTCGGCGAGCACCCGCAGGCGGCCGACACCGTGGGCATCAAGGTGAACGCGACGCGCTTCTGGAACGTCTCGCTGGCCGGCGCGATCGCAGGGCTCGGCGGCGCGTTCTTCACGCTCGGCGACCTGGGCGAGTTCCAGAAGGAGATGACGGCAGGAGCCGGCTACATCGCCCTCGCCGCAGTGATCTTCGGCCGCTGGGACCCCATCAGGGCCACCCTCGCCGCGCTCCTGTTCGGGTTCGCCTCCAACCTGCAGAACGTGCTCAGCGTCGTCGGATCGCCGGTGCCGAGCGAGTTCATGCTGATGCTGCCGTATGTCGTCACGATCCTCGCCGTGGCCGGCCTCGTCGGCCAGTCGCGGGGGCCGGCGGCCTCGGGCAAGCCGTACATCAAGTCGTAG
- a CDS encoding cytidine deaminase, with amino-acid sequence MPHHTPPAGVDVDWDALRQTAIAAMSRAYVPYSKFPVGAAAITLDGRVVSGCNIENASYGLTLCAECSLVTDLVMGGGGLLAAFACVDGNGDVLMPCGRCRQLLYEHSAEGMILDTVSGFKTIDEVIPDAFGPRQLDAYRASQGGAS; translated from the coding sequence ATGCCGCACCACACCCCGCCCGCCGGAGTCGACGTCGACTGGGACGCCCTGCGCCAGACCGCGATCGCCGCCATGAGCCGCGCCTACGTGCCGTACTCGAAGTTCCCGGTCGGGGCTGCCGCGATCACGCTCGACGGGCGCGTCGTCTCCGGCTGCAACATCGAGAACGCCTCCTACGGCCTCACGCTCTGCGCCGAGTGCTCGCTCGTGACCGACCTCGTGATGGGCGGCGGCGGGCTCCTGGCCGCGTTCGCCTGCGTCGACGGCAACGGCGACGTGCTCATGCCGTGCGGCCGGTGCCGCCAGCTGCTGTACGAGCACTCGGCGGAGGGCATGATCCTCGACACCGTGTCGGGGTTCAAGACGATCGACGAGGTGATCCCGGACGCGTTCGGGCCGCGCCAGCTCGACGCGTACCGCGCATCGCAGGGCGGCGCGTCGTGA
- a CDS encoding thymidine phosphorylase: protein MSAVEPFDAVDLIRVKRGGGALSTEQIDWLVDAYTRGYVEDAQMSAMTMAIFLNGMERSEIRDLTLAMIASGSTMSFDSLGKPTVDKHSTGGVGDKITLPLAPLVSSFGVAVPQLSGRGLGHTGGTLDKLESIPGWQASISNERLFEILRDSGAVVCAAGSGLAPADAKLYALRDTTGTVEAIPLIASSIMSKKIAEGTAALVLDVKFGSGAFIQDLEQSRLLARTMVDLGRDAGVATTALVTDMSEPLGHTIGNALEVREAVEVLEGGGPADVRSLTVALAREMLALAGQPDADVEAALDDGRALDSWRRMITAQGGDPSAPLPVARETHVVTASSSGYLVRQDALPFGVAAWRLGAGRARKQDPVMASAGLELHAKPGDRVVEGQPLFTLHTDEPSRFARALEAVEGSWEIGSAAPAPRTLVVDRLS, encoded by the coding sequence GTGAGCGCCGTCGAGCCGTTCGACGCCGTCGACCTGATCCGCGTCAAGCGCGGGGGAGGGGCGCTCTCGACCGAGCAGATCGACTGGCTCGTCGACGCGTACACGCGCGGCTACGTCGAGGACGCCCAGATGTCGGCGATGACGATGGCGATCTTCCTCAACGGCATGGAGCGCAGCGAGATCCGCGACCTCACACTGGCCATGATCGCCTCGGGGTCGACGATGTCGTTCGACTCGCTCGGCAAGCCCACCGTCGACAAGCACTCCACCGGCGGCGTCGGCGACAAGATCACCCTGCCGCTCGCGCCCCTGGTGTCGTCGTTCGGCGTCGCCGTGCCGCAGCTCTCCGGGCGCGGACTCGGGCACACCGGAGGCACGCTCGACAAGCTCGAGTCCATCCCGGGCTGGCAGGCGTCGATCTCGAACGAGAGGCTGTTCGAGATCCTGCGCGACTCCGGAGCCGTCGTCTGCGCGGCGGGAAGCGGCCTCGCACCCGCCGACGCGAAGCTCTACGCCCTGCGCGACACCACGGGCACCGTGGAGGCGATCCCGCTCATCGCGTCGTCGATCATGTCGAAGAAGATCGCCGAGGGCACCGCCGCGCTCGTGCTCGACGTGAAGTTCGGCTCCGGCGCGTTCATCCAGGACCTCGAGCAGTCGCGCCTTCTGGCCCGCACGATGGTCGACCTCGGCCGCGACGCCGGGGTCGCCACCACGGCTCTCGTCACGGACATGAGCGAGCCGCTCGGCCACACGATCGGCAACGCGCTCGAGGTCCGCGAGGCCGTCGAGGTGCTCGAGGGCGGCGGGCCCGCCGACGTGCGCTCGCTCACCGTGGCGCTGGCGCGCGAGATGCTCGCGCTCGCCGGGCAGCCCGACGCCGACGTCGAGGCGGCCCTCGACGACGGCCGCGCCCTCGACTCGTGGCGACGCATGATCACGGCCCAGGGCGGCGACCCCTCCGCCCCGCTGCCGGTCGCGCGCGAGACCCACGTCGTCACCGCGTCGTCGTCGGGCTACCTCGTGCGCCAGGACGCCCTGCCCTTCGGCGTCGCCGCCTGGCGGCTCGGCGCGGGGCGAGCCAGGAAGCAGGATCCCGTCATGGCTTCGGCCGGCCTCGAACTCCACGCCAAGCCGGGCGACCGCGTCGTCGAGGGGCAGCCCCTCTTCACGCTCCACACCGACGAGCCGTCGCGATTCGCGCGGGCGCTCGAGGCCGTCGAGGGTTCGTGGGAGATCGGCTCGGCTGCTCCTGCGCCCCGAACCCTCGTCGTGGACCGCCTCTCGTAG
- a CDS encoding adenosine deaminase, which translates to MSAPDQEYRLPDGGPSIAALPKVSLHDHLDGGLRPSTILELADEAGIALPASDATGLTEWFASAVAGASLVDYLKRFDVTNAVMQTAPALRRVAHEFVLDLAADGVIHGEVRWGPSLHTRGGLSLDEAVEAVQAGFDDATRDLAERGHHVGVGQILCALRNESPVASLEIAQLALRHRVGEGSGGVLGFDIAGPEAGFPPAAHREAFDLLQAEFLPVTVHAGEADGLTSIRGALIDGHALRLGHGVRIADDISILRDTGDATTVGLGPIATWVRDREIALELSPTSNLQTGAFASRGDDFDDHPFDLLYQLGFRVTVNTDNRLMSATSLSRELALLAQAFDYGLDDFERFQQNAAASAFLPLEERDALADRIALGFAEA; encoded by the coding sequence ATGAGCGCGCCGGATCAGGAGTACCGCTTGCCTGACGGTGGCCCGAGCATCGCCGCCCTGCCGAAGGTGTCGCTGCACGACCACCTAGACGGAGGCCTGCGCCCCTCGACGATCCTCGAGCTCGCCGACGAGGCCGGCATCGCCCTCCCCGCCTCCGACGCCACCGGGCTCACCGAGTGGTTCGCCTCGGCCGTGGCCGGCGCCTCTCTCGTCGACTACCTCAAGCGCTTCGACGTCACCAACGCCGTGATGCAGACGGCGCCGGCGCTCCGCCGCGTCGCCCACGAGTTCGTGCTCGACCTCGCCGCCGACGGCGTGATCCACGGCGAGGTGCGCTGGGGGCCGAGCCTCCACACCCGCGGCGGGCTCTCGCTCGACGAGGCGGTGGAGGCCGTGCAGGCGGGTTTCGACGACGCGACGCGCGACCTGGCCGAGCGCGGTCACCACGTAGGCGTGGGCCAGATCCTGTGCGCCCTCCGCAACGAGAGCCCCGTGGCCTCGCTCGAGATCGCCCAGCTCGCTCTCCGGCACCGTGTGGGCGAAGGGTCGGGGGGAGTCCTCGGCTTCGACATCGCCGGCCCCGAGGCGGGTTTCCCGCCCGCGGCGCATCGCGAGGCGTTCGACCTGCTGCAGGCCGAGTTCCTGCCCGTGACCGTGCACGCCGGCGAGGCGGACGGCCTCACGAGCATCCGCGGCGCGCTCATCGACGGGCACGCGCTGCGTCTCGGGCACGGGGTAAGGATCGCCGACGACATCAGCATCCTGCGCGACACCGGCGACGCCACCACGGTCGGGCTCGGGCCCATCGCCACCTGGGTGCGCGACCGCGAGATCGCCCTCGAGCTCTCGCCGACGTCGAACCTGCAGACCGGAGCCTTCGCCTCGCGCGGCGACGACTTCGACGACCACCCGTTCGACCTGCTCTACCAGCTCGGGTTCCGCGTGACGGTCAACACCGACAACCGGCTGATGAGCGCGACCAGCCTCAGCCGCGAGCTGGCGCTGCTCGCGCAGGCGTTCGATTACGGTCTCGACGACTTCGAGCGGTTCCAGCAGAACGCGGCAGCGAGCGCGTTCCTGCCGCTCGAGGAGCGCGACGCCCTCGCCGACCGCATCGCCCTCGGGTTCGCGGAGGCATGA
- a CDS encoding PTS sugar transporter subunit IIA: MTLPPIPDDAIVLGATASTWQEAVRTAGSALVRSGAARPGYSDAMVRMIDEHGPYVVIAPGLALAHARPDDQVLATGLAVVTLATPVEFGHPHNDPVRVVLGLAVDSVGGHLESIADLANVFNDTSVIVVLADAASPDEVRSLMGVSSL; this comes from the coding sequence ATGACCCTGCCCCCGATCCCCGACGACGCCATCGTGCTCGGCGCGACCGCGTCGACCTGGCAGGAGGCCGTCCGCACCGCGGGCTCGGCCCTCGTGCGCAGCGGTGCTGCGCGCCCCGGCTACTCCGACGCCATGGTGCGCATGATCGACGAGCACGGCCCGTACGTCGTGATCGCCCCGGGCCTCGCCCTCGCCCACGCCCGCCCCGACGACCAGGTGCTCGCCACCGGTCTCGCCGTCGTCACGCTCGCTACGCCCGTCGAGTTCGGGCACCCGCACAACGACCCCGTGCGGGTCGTGCTGGGCCTCGCCGTCGACTCGGTCGGCGGCCACCTCGAATCCATCGCCGACCTCGCCAACGTGTTCAACGACACGAGCGTGATCGTCGTCCTCGCCGACGCGGCCAGCCCCGACGAGGTGCGGTCGCTCATGGGGGTGTCGTCTCTCTGA
- a CDS encoding PTS sugar transporter subunit IIB encodes MKIVTICGAGIGSSGILKVNAERVLQRLDIEADVVAADIGSVRAVAEDAQVILTSAEFVDAIGPTFADVIVIVNHFDQQELAEKLERALG; translated from the coding sequence ATGAAGATCGTGACCATCTGCGGCGCCGGGATCGGCTCCAGCGGCATTCTCAAGGTCAACGCCGAGCGCGTCCTGCAGCGGCTCGACATCGAGGCCGACGTGGTCGCCGCCGACATCGGGTCGGTGCGTGCGGTCGCTGAAGACGCGCAGGTGATCCTCACGTCAGCCGAGTTCGTCGATGCGATCGGGCCGACGTTCGCCGACGTCATCGTGATCGTCAACCACTTCGACCAGCAGGAGCTCGCCGAGAAGCTCGAGCGCGCCCTGGGTTAG
- a CDS encoding phospho-sugar mutase produces the protein MPGDAGTFRDAGHLDADLLARALAWRDQDPDHVTRDELTRLIEAADSSPADSPAAAELAERFDGRLAFGTAGLRGEVGAGPRRMNRVLVGQAAGGLAAYVLEKVGRVSDPAPSVVIGYDGRTNSDVFARDTAEIMAGAGVRAVILPRALPTPVLAFAVRHLDADAGVMVTASHNPPRDNGYKVYLGGDDQGSQIIAPADAEIAAHIERVASSPLSALPRSGDYETAGDDLVGEYVRATAAIAGTAGSAGSRQPRVVYTALHGVGWEVARRVFATAGFAEPIPVPEQAVPDAAFPTVAFPNPEEDGAMDLSYAAADRVEADLILANDPDADRLAVAIPGGGRAGGESSSSWRRLTGNEVGALLGWRAAERLRASGRRGALAASVVSSPALAAVARTYDLPYAETLTGFKWVSRVDDLAYGYEEALGYLVDPAKVRDKDGISAALDFLALATELRLDGHTIADRLAAFDERFGAYASTQVSLRVTDLSRISALTAALREAPPTDIAGHPVVGVDDFSRGVDGLPPSDILRLRLALHGRPSEGDGAGAGSGAGDASGDGARVIVRPSGTEPKLKVYVDTWSTTGDASARRSTADAALRDLEAGVRALLR, from the coding sequence GACGAGCTCACGCGGCTGATCGAGGCGGCCGACTCTTCTCCTGCAGATTCTCCTGCGGCGGCCGAGCTCGCCGAGCGCTTCGACGGCCGCCTCGCCTTCGGCACCGCCGGCCTCCGGGGCGAGGTCGGGGCCGGGCCCCGACGCATGAACCGGGTGCTCGTCGGCCAGGCCGCGGGCGGGCTCGCCGCCTACGTGCTCGAGAAGGTCGGGCGGGTGTCGGATCCTGCGCCCTCGGTGGTCATCGGGTACGACGGGCGCACGAACAGCGACGTCTTCGCCCGCGACACCGCCGAGATCATGGCCGGGGCCGGCGTGCGGGCGGTCATCCTGCCGCGGGCCCTTCCGACACCCGTGCTCGCCTTCGCCGTGCGGCATCTCGACGCCGACGCGGGCGTGATGGTGACCGCCAGCCACAACCCTCCTCGCGACAACGGCTACAAGGTCTACCTCGGCGGTGACGACCAGGGCAGCCAGATCATCGCTCCGGCCGACGCCGAGATCGCGGCGCACATCGAGCGGGTGGCGTCGTCGCCGCTGTCGGCGCTGCCGCGGTCCGGCGACTACGAGACGGCAGGCGACGACCTCGTCGGCGAGTACGTCCGTGCGACGGCGGCGATCGCCGGCACGGCCGGGTCCGCGGGCTCACGACAGCCCAGGGTCGTCTACACGGCCCTGCACGGTGTCGGGTGGGAGGTCGCGCGCCGCGTGTTCGCGACGGCCGGCTTCGCCGAGCCGATCCCGGTGCCCGAGCAGGCGGTGCCCGACGCGGCGTTCCCGACCGTGGCGTTCCCGAACCCCGAGGAAGACGGGGCGATGGACCTCTCGTACGCCGCGGCCGACCGCGTCGAGGCCGACCTGATCCTGGCGAACGACCCCGACGCCGATCGGCTGGCGGTCGCGATCCCGGGCGGCGGACGCGCCGGGGGCGAATCGTCCTCATCCTGGCGCCGGCTCACCGGCAACGAGGTCGGCGCCCTGCTCGGCTGGCGGGCGGCCGAGCGGCTCCGGGCGTCGGGCAGGCGCGGCGCGCTGGCCGCGAGCGTCGTCTCGTCGCCGGCGCTGGCCGCCGTGGCACGCACCTACGACCTCCCTTACGCCGAGACGCTCACCGGCTTCAAGTGGGTATCGCGCGTCGACGACCTCGCCTACGGCTACGAGGAGGCCCTCGGCTACCTCGTCGACCCGGCGAAGGTCCGCGACAAAGACGGGATCTCCGCCGCCCTCGACTTCCTCGCGCTCGCGACCGAGCTCCGGCTCGACGGCCACACGATCGCCGACCGGCTCGCCGCGTTCGACGAGCGGTTCGGCGCCTACGCGTCCACGCAGGTGTCCCTGCGGGTGACCGACCTCTCGCGGATCAGCGCCCTCACCGCGGCTCTCCGCGAGGCACCGCCGACCGACATCGCCGGGCACCCCGTCGTCGGCGTCGACGACTTCTCGCGCGGGGTCGACGGGCTGCCGCCGTCCGACATCCTGCGGCTGCGCCTCGCGTTGCACGGCCGGCCGAGCGAGGGCGACGGCGCCGGGGCGGGGTCGGGCGCGGGCGACGCGTCCGGCGACGGCGCGCGCGTCATAGTGCGCCCGAGCGGAACCGAGCCCAAGCTCAAGGTCTACGTCGACACCTGGAGCACCACGGGCGACGCGTCCGCCCGCAGGAGCACGGCCGACGCCGCCCTGCGAGACCTCGAGGCCGGTGTCCGCGCCCTCCTCCGGTAG